Proteins encoded within one genomic window of Hermetia illucens chromosome 2, iHerIll2.2.curated.20191125, whole genome shotgun sequence:
- the LOC119648263 gene encoding nedd8-activating enzyme E1 catalytic subunit — MEVNNSSVEHLPQLSKRFGHLRKITERPGPFCHANFSASPENLEFLSTTCKILIIGAGGLGCELLKDVALMGFNDIHVIDMDTIELSNLNRQFLFRKNDIGFSKAERAAAFINARVPTCHVTPHFCKIQDYGEEFYRQFHIIICGLDSVVARRWINGMVLSLVKYDDDGSIEQESVIPIIDGGTEGFKGNARIIIPGLSACIDCTLDLFPPQVTYPLCTLANTPRLPEHCIEYVRVIQWEKENPFKAPLDGDDPQHILWIYEKSLERASQFNISGLSYRLVQGVIKHIIPAVASTNAVIAAACATEAFKVATNCYEFLNNYMVFNDGDGIYTYTYAAERKPDCLACSNIPRSVSIEDPNTTTLEDLIKQLCEDQEFQMKSPGLTTLIDGKSKTLYMSTVKSIEERTKCNLTCSLGELGLKDGQEIMVADPTTPNTIIIKLKYNTNEVEMK, encoded by the exons ATGGAAGTAAACAATTCGTCGGTAGAACATTTACCCCAACTGTCTAAGCGGTTTGGCCATCTACGGAAAATCACAGAAAGACCTGGACCTTTCTGCCATGCGAATTTCAGCGCATCTCCCGAGAATTTGGAGTTTTTATCAACAACATGCAAAATATTGATCATCG GAGCTGGCGGGCTAGGCTGCGAGCTGTTGAAGGATGTAGCTCTGATGGGATTCAATGATATTCATGTCATAGACATGGATACTATTGAACTTTCGAACTTGAATCGGCAATTTTTGTTCAGGAAGAATGATATCGGTTTTTCGAAGGCCGAGCGCGCCGCTGCATTCATAAATGCAAG GGTACCAACATGCCATGTCACACCacatttttgtaaaattcaAGACTACGGTGAGGAATTCTATCGACAGTTCCACATTATAATCTGTGGCTTAGACTCCGTTGTTGCTCGACGATGGATAAATGGGATGGTGTTATCATTAGTGAAATATGATGATGACGGGTCTATAGAACAAGAGTCGGTAATACCAATAATTGATGGTGGGACTGAAGGATTCAAAGGGAATGCCCGAATTATAATACCAGGTCTCAGTGCTTGTATTGACTGTACATTAGATCTATTCCCGCCGCAAGTTACATATCCGCTATGCACTCTAGCGAATACGCCACGTTTGCCTGAACACTGCATCGAATATGTTCGTGTTATTCAATGGGAAAAGGAAAATCCTTTTAAAGCGCCATTAGATGGAGATGATCCCCAGCATATTCTTTGGATTTATGAGAAGTCATTGGAACGTGCCAGTCAGTTTAATATTTCGGGACTTTCTTATAG GCTTGTTCAAGGTGTAATTAAACATATAATTCCGGCGGTTGCAAGCACGAATGCCGTAATAGCCGCTGCTTGTGCAACTGAG GCTTTTAAAGTAGCTACCAACTGTTATGAATTCCTCAATAACTACATGGTATTTAACGATGGCGATGGAATATACACTTACACTTACGCAGCTGAACGAAAGCCGGACTGTTTAGCTTGCAGTAACATTCCTCGGTCAGTATCAATCGAAGATCCCAACACCACGACTTTGGAAGATCTGATTAAGCAACTCTGCGAAGACCAGGAGTTCCAAATGAAAAGTCCAG GTTTAACAACTCTAATCGATGGTAAAAGCAAAACACTGTACATGTCAACGGTTAAAAGCATCGAAGAAAGGACTAAATGTAATCTTACATGTTCTCTTGGAGAATTAGGTCTTAAAGACGGGCAAGAAATCATGGTCGCGGATCCGACCACACCAAATACGATAATTATTAAATTGAAGTATAATACAAATGaagttgaaatgaaatga